The proteins below come from a single Benincasa hispida cultivar B227 chromosome 4, ASM972705v1, whole genome shotgun sequence genomic window:
- the LOC120075909 gene encoding transcription factor HY5-like, whose translation MQEQATSSAAASSLPSSSERSSSSALHLEVKEGMESDEEIRRVPEIGGESAGTSASGRDTGSVAGPDRVQVSREGQRKRGRSPADKESKRLKRLLRNRVSAQQARERKKAYLNDLEIRVKDLEKKNSELEERLSTLQNENQMLRQILKNTTASRRSGE comes from the exons ATGCAGGAGCAAGCGACGAGTTCAGCCGCCGCTAGTTCTTTGCCTTCGAGCAGTGAAAGATCCTCCAGCTCTGCTCTTCATCTCGAAGTTAAAGAAG GAATGGAGAGCGATGAGGAGATCCGGAGAGTGCCGGAGATAGGCGGTGAATCGGCCGGCACATCGGCTTCCGGGAGGGATACTGGTTCGGTAGCCGGTCCGGACCGGGTTCAAGTTTCTCGGGAGGGTCAAAGGAAAAGAGGGAGAAGTCCGGCTGATAAAGAAAGCAAGAGACTGAAGAG atTGCTGAGGAATAGAGTATCGGCCCAGCAAGCGAGGGAGAGAAAAAAGGCGTATTTGAATGACTTAGAAATAAGGGTGAaggatttggagaagaagaactCAGAACTTGAAGAAAGGCTTTCCACTTTACAGAATGAGAATCAGATGCTTAGACAA ATTTTGAAGAACACAACGGCAAGTAGGAGAAGTGGTGAGTGA
- the LOC120075908 gene encoding adenine nucleotide transporter BT1, chloroplastic/mitochondrial-like → MGRKEIRVFDDTNHGFFTVSGLGSQCRIHHDESFLPGGLFASVGQMGVGFGISPDSSNPRNNGGNKLAYTDLYMKYLSWVEGFRIPGANEEEEGVVKKKKKVGLRLKVKVANPSLRRLMSGAIAGAVSRTCVAPLETIRTHLMVGSSGNSTTEVFHNIMQTDGWKGLFRGNFVNIIRVAPSKAIELFVYDTVNKNLSPKPGEPPKLPISASFIAGACAGVSSTLCTYPLELLKTRLTIQRDAYNGLFDAFLKILREEGPAELYRGLAPSLIGVIPYSATNYFAYDTLRRAYRKIFKQERIGNIETLLIGSAAGAFSSSVTFPLEVARKQMQVGALSGRQVYKNVIHALVSIFEKEGIPGLFRGLGPSCMKLVPAAGISFMCYEACKRILVEDDGEE, encoded by the exons ATGGGTAGGAAGGAAATTCGAGTCTTCGATGATACAAACCATGGCTTCTTCACGGTTTCTGGTTTGGGATCTCAATGTCGTATTCATCACGATGAATCTTTTCTACCCGGTGGCTTATTTGCAAGCGTGGGGCAGATGGGTGTCGGCTTTGGAATTTCTCCAGATTCTTCCAATCCTCGCAACAATGGTGGCAACAAACTTGCTTACACCGATTTGTACATGAAGTACTTATCTTGGGTTGAGGGTTTTCGGATTCCTGGGGCTAATGAAGAGGAGGAAGGggttgtgaagaagaagaagaaggttgggCTTAGATTGAAAGTTAAAGTTGCTAATCCTTCACTTAGGAGGCTGATGAGTGGGGCTATTGCTGGGGCAGTGTCAAGGACCTGCGTGGCGCCATTAGAGACCATAAGAACACATCTAATGGTGGGGAGTAGTGGAAATTCTACCACAGAAGTGTTTCATAATATCATGCAAACTGATGGATGGAAGGGATTGTTTAGGGGAAATTTTGTTAACATCATTCGTGTTGCACCTAGCAAGGCCATAGAG CTATTTGTGTATGACACAGTCAACAAGAATCTCTCCCCTAAACCTGGCGAGCCTCCAAAACTTCCTATTTCTGCCTCATTTATTGCTGGGGCCTGTGCAGGAGTTAGCTCAACATTATGCACGTATCCTCTCGAGCTACTCAAAACCCGATTGACAATACAG AGAGATGCGTACAATGGTCTATTCGATGCATTCTTAAAAATACTTCGAGAAGAGGGGCCTGCCGAACTCTACAGAGGCCTTGCCCCAAGTCTGATTGGAGTAATTCCATATTCTGCAACTAATTATTTTGCATACGACACATTACGAAGAGCCTATCGGAAAATATTTAAGCAAGAGAGGATTGGAAACATCGAAACCCTTTTAATTGGCTCGGCAGCTGGTGCCTTCTCAAGTAGTGTTACATTCCCACTCGAAGTAGCACGTAAGCAAATGCAGGTGGGAGCACTGAGCGGAAGACAGGTTTATAAGAATGTCATCCATGCACTTGTAAGCATATTCGAGAAAGAAGGCATTCCAGGTCTATTCCGAGGGCTGGGTCCCAGCTGTATGAAGTTGGTACCTGCAGCCGGGATTTCTTTCATGTGCTACGAGGCCTGCAAGAGGATCCTCGTCGAAGATGATGGCGAAGAGTAG